The DNA region TTGGCAGGTCTCCTGACTTATAAAAGAAATTTATCTAAAACTCATTTTTTCTTTTAATCACAGTTGCGAAGACAGTTTTGGATTTCAACCAAATTCCCTTTTCATTCAATGAAGAGAACATCTTCATCAAACACCAATGATATCCATTGTAAAAATTGTATAAATGAGTTTTTTAAAAAAAACCATTAAAAAAATAAAAATTGGATCTAAAAACTTAAATCTAAAGGTCTTTATAAGTTTTTTCCAATCTTTCATGTCGCTCTTGGGCCTCAAGCGTGAGTGTCGCAATCGGGCGTGCTTCAAGACGTGCAAGTCCTATTGGCTCTCCTGTCTCTTCACAATACCCATAAGACCCATCATCGATGCGGCCTATAGCATCATCAATTTTTCCAATGAGTTTACGCGCCCTATCCCGTGTTCTAAGCTCAAGAGCACGATTGGCCTCTGTTGTTGCTCTGTCCGTTGCATCCGGCTCATTATGATCTTCTTCTTGCAAATGATGCAATGTTTCTTCTGATTCATGCAGAAGTTCTGAACGCCATTTTAATAACTTTTGACGAAAATATTCCAATTGAGAAGGATTCATATAATCTTCTTTGGAAGAAGGCTTATAATCAGGTGACAAAATAGAATTGGGTGATAACGACTCGACCATAGGGATTTTTCCCCTTTCTTTCTTAAAATCAAAAGCTTTAAACTGAACGAATTTTATGAAGTTTATTGATGTGTTTCTTATAAAGTTTTAAGCAGAAAAGCACAAGAGGGTTTTTCTGTTCATTTATCTTCCTATTCACAAATCAAGAAAAAAATCAAAAAACAATTTTTTTATTGCGAACCTTTTTTCTTTTTATAAAGGTCTCAATGCTTGAATTTCTCAAAAATATTTCTTCGAAGGTTTTATCAAAATTAATTTCAATGAAATTGTAGGAATGAATTTTCAAGTTTTATTTTAAAAATCAATAAAATCTTTAGTAACTTTTTTTGCTAGCTTCATAAATCTTATGAAGAGCTGCCATGGATAATGTTAAACTTGTTTTAGTTTTAAAGAACTATAGCATTCTTTTGTTCGTTTAATGTACTAAGATCTTCTTTTTTATTTAATTTTCAGAGCGCTATTCAACTTATTATGTTCGTAAGCATACAAAACATAACTTCATGTGATCTCTCTTTTTAAGCAATTATTTCTATTCAACATGGTCCGTCTAAAGAAAAAGGATCATCAATACCTTTAAGTGTTTTTTAGGAACTAAATCATTTATCGGATCTACTCCGAGAAATTTTAGACCTTCAAGTAAATTAAATGAAAAAAACAACCAATTGAGGAGATTCATCTTGATAATAAGATAAATCTCCTAAATAAGTATATTTTTAAGGGATCATTAAAGTTCCTTTTTTACATCGTTATAAACTTGTGGACAATTCACAGCTATACAAATACCAAGTTTCCACTTCTCACCCCAATGGAAGTCATCATGACAATTATCATAACAGCTTTTCCCATCTTTACCATCAGCAGCTTTAAGAATATCTTCTAATTTATTCGCCTCCACTTGACTTGAAAGCCAAAATGTCATTGCACCAAGAACAGCAAGACTTAAAAGAGATATTTTACGTTTCATAATTATTACTCTTCATGTTTATTTTGGTTTTAAATTGCTTTTACTTCTTTAAGAGATAATTTGATTTTTTATTTTTGTCAATAGAATTGCTCCTAATGTCGATAACACATGATATGTCCGATATAAATATTGACACTCAAAAAATTTATATATACACTTAAACTAAGCTCTAATAACAAATTAAATAATAAATAAGACATATGGAGTCTCACAATGAAGAATAAAATCTCCTCTTTATCCTTAGGCTTAATAACAAGCCTTATCGTAAACTCACAAGTTATGAGTATGATAGAAAATCAACAGCAAAAAAACGCTCTTTCACAAGATCTTTCTGGATTCCTTGATAAGGATCAATCAGAATATTGGATGTGGGATCATCAAATTAAAGAATTAACGACTGCCATTCAAGAGACTGAGAAAAATGATGCTGAAGCACGACAATATATTACTTTTTTAGGACAAGATATCTTTCAATTAAGAGAGAGTATTGCTTCCTTAAAATCAAAAATAGCTATAACCAAGCAAGAAATATCAGCTTACGACCAAGACTTTAAGGCAGAAGGCTTAGATATCACGTCCATAGAGAACGAAGATAAAAAGATAGAAGTTAAGGATAAAAAGCTACAAGCTAAGATCGATCAATTAAAAAAACAAAATAAAGATTTAACACTTGCCATAAGCAAGCTTAGAAAATCTCAAACCCAATTAGATCATGCTATTTCAAGCGAAAAGAAGAAAATAGCTGACTGGACTGTACAGATACATGATCTTCAAAAGGCTCTCAAGGATTCAAGCGGGATGCCTTCAAAGTTTATTGAAGAAATGAAAAAGGAATTGGATACTCTTCAAGACACACAAAAGAAAGCTCAGGAAACTCTTAAAAACACAGAGGCTAAATTAAAGAGAGATAAAGAGAAATTAAGACATGATGTCACTTTAAAAAAACGTAAACAAACTTTGGAAGACAAAGATAGTGAAACTTTAACTCAGGATTATAGTTCTTTAAAAGATAATGATATTACAATGAAGATAGATCATAAAGCTGCCGTTTATGACACGAAGGAAAGCGATCGAGATTTCGTAATTGAACTTGGAGATCAAATGAATATAAGTGGAGATAATGAAATGATCGAATCTGATCAAGACTCCATAACGGCAGAGAATAAAACCCTAGCGGCACATGCTAAACAAGAACAAACTGCAAAAAAATTAGACAATGCCTTAACAACCCTTATAAGCCTTATGCAGCACCCCGTTCTAGGACCAAAGCCAGAACCCTCAAGTACCAAGCCAAGAGATGAGGATAATTTGACCACTCCTTCGAAGGGTGTTGATTATAAAAAAAGTAATACGTCCACGTCTGCTCCTAAAGACATGAACTCCTTACATAAGAAAATCTTTTAGTCCCACGTTCGTTTAACGAGGGCTTTCTTGGAGGGTTAAAGACACAGCAAAAGTTTATGATCTTATCAAAATGGATGCAGATCCAATTCGTTAAATCAAAAAAGAAGGAGCTCTCTTAAATCTACTTTAGGAAGCTCCTTCAGATTTGAATTCACATTTTTTAATATATAAGTTTTCTTAAAAATCCGACTAAGAAAATTGGCTTACTCTAAAAGGCAAATTTTTATATGGCTTGTTTTGGAAGAAAGCTTTTCTAAGGATATCATCTTAATTTCTAAAGGGAGAGCTCATGAAAACGCTTTTCTTTATGTGTTTTCTAATACTTGGAGGCATTTCTTTTTTTTCTTCCTCTGAAACAAAAGCTAAAAAACCACCCTATCTTTCTTGTAAGCAAGAGCTTATGCAATGTCATAGAAACTGTCGGAGTGTACATTATAAAACACGGTGTTATAAAACCTGTCAAACGAAGGAAACGCACTGTAAAAAATCTCTGGATTGAGAAGCTTTAATTCTTATTTTTTTCGCTTCTCGACTTCTTTTTTTGATTTATTCCAATAATCCATTAAAACATTTAAAGGCTGTCCTTCAAGCGTTTCATACCCTTCTTTCTGTGCAAGTTCTTTCAAACATTTTAAGCGCGCTTCAAATTTCTGAATGCTGACTTCAAGAGCTTTTTTGGGATTAAATCCACAAAATATGCTTAATCCGATTGAAGCATGGAGGAGATCTCCAATTTCCTCTTGAAGATGGGGCCGGTCTTTATCGTCAAAGGCCTCTTTAACTTCATCTGCTTCACTTTGAACCTGAGTAACAAGTTGGTCCAATGTTTCCCAATAAAATCCAAAATCAAAAGCTTCTTTTTCTTGGAGGATAGCCTGATCCCATAAATCAGGAAGTGTCTCATTTATATTAAAGTTTAATGGAAATTTACGCATTTTAGAACAGTCTCCTTTTAAAAAAATGAGGAACAGAATTTTTTATTTTAGTGTAAGTTTAAGGCTTGCCCTTCCCACAAAATGGCATGGGCCTTTTGCGTAAAAGAACGATTATGCTCATGAAGAACGAGCCCATTGAGGAGCTTTAAAGGTGTTTTTCGACCCTTTATTCCTTGAATAAGAAGACGTTTTGCATATGTCTCAGCCCTTTGCCAAAGAGGATAAACAAGAATCCCTCCAACTCTACCTTCGCTTGTTTTTAAAAAGGAAGAAAAACGTTCAGGAGGGATAATGAGTGTCAAAGTTCCAGAAGATTTAAGCCTTTTTATACAAAAATCAATCCAATCCTCAAATGAAACTGTTGAAGGATGATTGGCTTCAGCTTTAAGACGATTTGGAGAAAGTGTTGTTCCATCAAAAAAAGGGGGATTTGTCATGACATGATCAAAAGATTTTTGAGTGAGTTCAGAAGATGCTTCTTTTAAATCACATGAAATGCTTGTTAAAAAAGGAGCAACATTATTTAATAAGCTATTTTGATAAGAAATTTCAGACAATTCCTTTTCCTTCTCAAGGGCATAAACATACAAAGGATGTTTTGTAACTTCCCGAACGAGAAGAAGAATACTGGCTGTCCCAACACCAGCGCCAACATCTAAAATGGATTGTCCTTGAAGAGGATGAACACAGGCACTTAAAAAAACAGCATCAATTCCAGCTCGATAGCCTTCTCGGGGTTGATAGAGTTTTGCACGCCCTCCCAAAAAAGAATCACAAGTCACGTCTGAAATAGAAAATTCTGGTCTATCGATCATCTTCCAAAACTACGAACTCTCTTCATGAATGTCAAATGCTTCCCCTCTTCTCATTAAAAAAAATTATTCTAGGTGTTGACCAAAGCCTCCTCTTTTAAGTATGGTGAGTCTCAGAAGATTAACTTTTACTATAATCTCTGCATCCCTATTGAAGGGCCTGTAGTTCAGTTGGTTAGAACGCACCGCTCATAACGGTGTTGTCGCAGGTTCGAGTCCTGCCGGGCCCACCATTTAATTACCCTTCACAAGAAAGATCGTCCTTATGGCTGGCCATTATATTTATGTTATGAAAGGTCTCCGAAAGGTTTATCCTGGCGGCCGAGAAATCTTAAAAGATTGTTGGCTATCTTTTCTCCCGGGTGCAAAAATTGGTGTTATTGGTGCAAATGGTGCTGGAAAATCAACGCTTCTTAAAATAATGGCTGGCATCGATAAAGAGTTTTCTGGAGAAGCTTGGGCTGCCCAAGGCACTCAAGTTGGATATCTTCCCCAAGAACCTGTTCTTGATCCTCAAAAAACAGTTTTTGAATGCATTATGGAAGGCGTCTCTGCCATTAAAGAAATTTTAGATCAATTCCAAGAAATTAGTTTTAAACTTTGTGAGCCTCTTTCTGATGATGAGATGAATAAACTTCTTGAAGAGCAATCTATTTTACAGGACAAAATTGATGCTGTGAATGGCTGGGAACTGGAAAGAACACTTGAGATCGCCATGGATGCTTTACGATGTCCTCCTAAAGATGCTCTTGTTTCTTCTCTTTCAGGTGGCGAGAAACGGAGAGTTGCGCTTTGTCGTCTTCTCCTTCAACACCCTGATATGCTTCTGCTTGACGAGCCTACTAACCACTTGGATGCAGAATCTGTCGCTTGGCTTGAACGCTATCTAAAAGACTATACCGGCACGGTTGTTCTCATCACCCACGATCGCTATTTTTTAGATAATGTTGTGTCCTGGATTTTAGAAATTGACCGCGGTGAGACCATTCCTTTTGAAGGAAATTATTCTGCATGGTTAACTGCAAAAGAAAAAAGATTAAGCCAAGAAAGTAAAACTGAAGAATCGCGCCAAAAAACACTTGCACGGGAACTTGACTGGATTCGTGCATCTCCAAAAGCACGTCATGCTAAAAGCAAAGCACGCATTACGGCTTACGAAGATTTATTAAGCAAATCTCAAGAACAAGCCCAAACCCCTTCCCAAATTACCATTCCGCCTGGACCACGCCTGGGTGGTGTTGTTATTGAAGCTCAAAATGTAAGCAAAGGGTTTGATGAACGTCTTCTTATGGAAGAGTTAAACTTCAGGCTTCCTCCCGGGGGAATTGTCGGTGTCATTGGCCCAAATGGCGCTGGAAAAACAACCTTGTTTCGGATGATTTCTGGTCAAGATCTGCCTTCTTCTGGAACATTTAAGGTTGGAGAAACCGTGAGTTTAGGATATGTTGATCAAAGCCGTGACACCTTAAATCCTGATAAAACTGTTTGGGAAGAAATTTCAGAAGGCTGCGAAGAAATCATCCTCGGAAAGAAAAAAGTCTCGAGCAGAGCTTATTGCGGGTGGTTTAACTTTAGGGGTACAGATCAGCAAAAGAAAGTTGGGCAACTTTCAGGTGGAGAAAGAAACCGGGTTCATCTTGCAAAAATTCTTAAATCAGGAGCAAACCTTATTCTTCTTGACGAGCCCACCAATGATCTTGATGTTGAAACACTGCG from Pseudomonadota bacterium includes:
- the dksA gene encoding RNA polymerase-binding protein DksA, producing MVESLSPNSILSPDYKPSSKEDYMNPSQLEYFRQKLLKWRSELLHESEETLHHLQEEDHNEPDATDRATTEANRALELRTRDRARKLIGKIDDAIGRIDDGSYGYCEETGEPIGLARLEARPIATLTLEAQERHERLEKTYKDL
- a CDS encoding methyltransferase: MIDRPEFSISDVTCDSFLGGRAKLYQPREGYRAGIDAVFLSACVHPLQGQSILDVGAGVGTASILLLVREVTKHPLYVYALEKEKELSEISYQNSLLNNVAPFLTSISCDLKEASSELTQKSFDHVMTNPPFFDGTTLSPNRLKAEANHPSTVSFEDWIDFCIKRLKSSGTLTLIIPPERFSSFLKTSEGRVGGILVYPLWQRAETYAKRLLIQGIKGRKTPLKLLNGLVLHEHNRSFTQKAHAILWEGQALNLH
- the ettA gene encoding energy-dependent translational throttle protein EttA — protein: MAGHYIYVMKGLRKVYPGGREILKDCWLSFLPGAKIGVIGANGAGKSTLLKIMAGIDKEFSGEAWAAQGTQVGYLPQEPVLDPQKTVFECIMEGVSAIKEILDQFQEISFKLCEPLSDDEMNKLLEEQSILQDKIDAVNGWELERTLEIAMDALRCPPKDALVSSLSGGEKRRVALCRLLLQHPDMLLLDEPTNHLDAESVAWLERYLKDYTGTVVLITHDRYFLDNVVSWILEIDRGETIPFEGNYSAWLTAKEKRLSQESKTEESRQKTLARELDWIRASPKARHAKSKARITAYEDLLSKSQEQAQTPSQITIPPGPRLGGVVIEAQNVSKGFDERLLMEELNFRLPPGGIVGVIGPNGAGKTTLFRMISGQDLPSSGTFKVGETVSLGYVDQSRDTLNPDKTVWEEISEGCEEIILGKKKVSSRAYCGWFNFRGTDQQKKVGQLSGGERNRVHLAKILKSGANLILLDEPTNDLDVETLRSLEDALLEFAGCIVVISHDRWFLDRIATHILAFEGNGQVVWFEGNYADYEEDRRRRLGQDADAPQRFKYKPLKKVS